The following coding sequences lie in one Lolium perenne isolate Kyuss_39 chromosome 2, Kyuss_2.0, whole genome shotgun sequence genomic window:
- the LOC127333042 gene encoding uncharacterized protein — translation MALATARLIHPCSVVSKNPRAPQPPLFIHSHKPLATTRTSSSHFWLHSVDVSKDDKPLDTAAAETKQEDFSAPLPGELDEGEDGGPKLDPRRFEEQFAVLNTGVHECRSCGYLYDQAAGDPSYPVPPGLPFAKLPDDWRCPTCGAAQSFFDSKSIEIAGFAQNQQFGLGGNSLTSGQKTLLIYGSLLVGFAFFLSGYFLQ, via the coding sequence ATGGCGTTGGCCACGGCAAGGCTAATTCACCCATGCAGCGTGGTGTCCAAGAACCCGAGAGCGCCACAGCCACCCTTGTTCATCCACTCCCACAAGCCCCTGGCTACCACACGGACCTCATCATCTCACTTCTGGCTCCACTCCGTCGACGTGTCCAAGGACGACAAGCCGCTGGACACGGCGGCGGCCGAGACCAAGCAAGAAGACTTCTCCGCGCCATTGCCGGGGGAGctggacgagggggaggacggcGGGCCGAAGCTTGACCCTCGCCGGTTCGAGGAGCAGTTCGCGGTGCTGAACACGGGTGTGCACGAGTGCCGGTCGTGCGGCTACCTGTACGACCAGGCGGCGGGGGACCCGTCCTACCCGGTGCCTCCGGGGCTGCCGTTCGCCAAGCTCCCCGACGACTGGCGGTGCCCGACGTGCGGCGCGGCGCAGTCCTTCTTCGACAGCAAGAGCATCGAGATCGCGGGGTTCGCGCAGAACCAGCAGTTTGGCCTCGGTGGCAACTCGCTCACCTCCGGCCAGAAGACTCTGCTCATCTACGGAAGCCTCCTTGTCGGCTTTGCCTTCTTTCTCTCCGGCTACTTCTTGCAATAA